In the genome of Sorangium aterium, one region contains:
- a CDS encoding response regulator, with protein sequence MCGKHVILVAEDDVDTATMLEELLTLEGYEVELTATARAVLDALAERRFHAVLLDLTMPGMTTDRFVSEIEGLGTPSPLMIFSARLPHEMQAIAERLHAAALLPKPVDIDVLLGTLSKVVLGSLGSTDIDR encoded by the coding sequence ATGTGTGGCAAGCACGTGATCCTGGTTGCGGAGGACGACGTTGACACTGCGACGATGCTGGAAGAGCTCCTGACCCTGGAAGGGTACGAGGTCGAGCTGACCGCGACCGCGCGCGCGGTGCTCGATGCGCTCGCGGAGCGGCGCTTCCACGCGGTCCTCCTCGATCTGACGATGCCGGGCATGACGACGGACCGATTCGTCTCCGAGATCGAGGGGCTCGGCACGCCCTCGCCCCTCATGATCTTCTCGGCCCGCCTCCCCCACGAGATGCAGGCGATCGCCGAGCGGCTGCATGCGGCCGCGCTCCTCCCGAAGCCGGTGGACATCGACGTCCTGCTGGGCACCCTCTCGAAGGTGGTGCTCGGCTCGCTCGGCTCGACAGACATCGACCGTTGA
- a CDS encoding gamma-glutamylcyclotransferase family protein → MTARLFVYGTLMRGERAHALLGRARCLGDARTAPSFELADLGAYPALVRGGSVAVLGELYEPDPEALPSLDLYEDCPDVFRREPIELHGGALCEAYLMPAGQAMGWPRIASGDWRTRRR, encoded by the coding sequence GTGACGGCGCGCCTGTTCGTCTACGGCACGCTGATGCGCGGCGAGCGCGCGCACGCGCTGCTCGGGCGCGCGCGTTGCCTCGGGGACGCGCGCACCGCCCCGTCGTTCGAGCTCGCCGATCTCGGCGCCTACCCGGCGCTCGTGCGCGGGGGCTCGGTCGCGGTCCTCGGGGAGCTGTACGAGCCGGACCCGGAGGCGCTGCCCTCGCTCGACCTCTACGAGGACTGCCCCGACGTCTTCAGGCGTGAGCCGATCGAACTCCACGGGGGCGCGCTCTGCGAGGCCTACCTGATGCCCGCCGGGCAGGCGATGGGGTGGCCTCGGATCGCCTCCGGGGACTGGCGGACACGGCGGCGATGA
- a CDS encoding response regulator, producing MPATPLKRILVVDDDPDIRETLAELLQEEGYAVASAAHGGEALSALRTDPRPGLILLDLMMPIMDGWQFRAEQKKDPELAAIPVVIISATGRDEFVSSLGAAQFLKKPINLEQLLAAVEQHCR from the coding sequence GTGCCTGCCACTCCCTTGAAGAGGATCCTCGTTGTCGATGACGATCCGGATATTCGAGAGACCCTCGCCGAGCTCCTGCAGGAGGAGGGGTACGCCGTCGCGTCGGCGGCGCACGGCGGCGAGGCGCTCAGCGCGCTGAGAACGGATCCGAGACCCGGGCTCATCCTGCTCGATCTCATGATGCCGATCATGGATGGCTGGCAGTTCAGGGCGGAGCAGAAGAAGGATCCGGAGCTCGCCGCGATCCCGGTGGTGATCATCTCGGCGACGGGCCGCGACGAGTTCGTGTCCTCGCTCGGCGCAGCGCAGTTCCTCAAGAAGCCGATCAACCTCGAGCAGCTGCTCGCCGCGGTCGAACAGCACTGCCGGTGA